One window of the Xiphophorus couchianus chromosome 12, X_couchianus-1.0, whole genome shotgun sequence genome contains the following:
- the cdc14b gene encoding dual specificity protein phosphatase CDC14B isoform X3 has product MFGSARKMTSDDVSSRCIEFIKDQLYFAILYQKIKSTADRHCFCIDEELAYENFYADFGPLNLAMFYRFCCKLTKKLKSITLTRKKIIFYTCGDQKKQANAAYLIGSYAVMHLNMTPEDAYSLLVSRNSTYLPFRDASFGTCMYNLDILDCLRGVDKAVQYGWLNFSNFDVEEYEHYERAENGDFNWIIPGKFLAFSGPHPKSKIENGYPLHAPEAYIPYFRKHNITTIIRLNKKMYDARRFTDSDFEHHDLFFVDGSTPNDTIVRKFLNICENTEGAIAVHCKAGLGRTGTLIACYMMKHYGLTAAEAIAWIRICRPGSIIGPQQNFVEEKQNSLWAEGDVFREKKLNERENGKTAVTRILSGVDDITINGSNKNRASKKEEIELYNDEDERNGVTQGDKLRALKSKRQARSSSGSLSQEENKINTRSSSQSLSRVITQDSVEGCKTSVSALALSDRSDSRKRTRASLPANGVGGSSLSQTRLVRSLGNLHVVAGNSDPMFCEPCGSHRDTASLRANTGALINLNAAQGHLQTRCVTRT; this is encoded by the exons CTTCTATGCGGACTTCGGTCCCCTTAACCTGGCCATGTTTTATCGCTTCTGTTGCAAGCTGACAAAGAAGCTCAAG TCAATTACACTCACGAGGAAGAAGATCATTTTTTATACTTGTGGGGATCAGAAAAAACAAGCCAACGCTGCCTATCTAATAGGATCGTATGCA GTGATGCATCTAAACATGACACCAGAGGACGCCTACAGCCTGCTGGTATCCAGGAATTCAACTTATCTTCCATTCAG AGATGCCTCGTTTGGAACCTGCATGTACAATCTGGACATTCTGGACTGCCTGCGTGGAGTTGACAAA GCTGTGCAGTACGGCTGGCTGAACTTCTCCAACTTTGATGTGGAAGAGTACGAGCACTACGAGAGGGCGGAGAACGGAGACTTTAACTGGATAATTCCTGGGAAGTTCCTCGCGTTCAGTGGCCCTCATCCAAAAAGCAAGATAGAAAATG GGTACCCTTTACATGCTCCCGAGGCCTACATCCCGTacttcagaaaacacaacatcacCACTATCATCAGACTCAACAAGAAGATGTACGATGCAAGACGTTTCACAGATTCAGACTTTGAGCATCATGACCTGTTCTTTGTGGACGGGAGCACGCCGAACGACACCATCGTCAGAAAGTTCCTCAACATCTGTGAGAACACAGAGGGAGCTATTGCGGTCCACTGCAAGG CTGGCCTGGGAAGAACCGGTACGCTAATCGCCTGTTATATGATGAAACATTACGGCCTGACTGCAGCGGAGGCCATCGCATGGATACGGATCTGCCGGCCAGGATCCATCATTGGACCACAGCAAAACTTTGTAGAAGA AAAGCAGAACAGCCTCTGGGCAGAGGGAGATGTTTTCCGGGAGAAGAAGCTGAATGAGCGGGAAAACGGCAAGACGGCTGTAACCAGGATCCTGTCTGGAGTGGACGACATCACAATCAACGGCAGCAACAAGAACAGGGCATCcaagaaagaagaaatagaGCTG TACAATGACGAAGATGAGAGAAACGGCGTCACGCAGGGCGATAAACTACGAGCCCTGAAGAGCAAGAGGCAGGCCAGGTCGTCTTCAGGTTCTCTGTC acaagaagaaaacaaaataaacaccagGTCGTCTTCGCAGTCCCTCAG CAGGGTGATCACACAGGACAGTGTTGAGGGCTGTAAGACCAGTGTCAGCGCCCTGGCTCTGTCTGACCGCTCAGACAGCAGGAAGAGGACCAGAGCATCTCTGCCAGCTAACGGAGTAGGAGGAAG CTCCCTGAGCCAAACCAGGCTGGTCAGGTCCCTAGGCAACCTGCATGTAGTGGCTGGCAACAGCGACCCAATGTTCTGTGAGCCGTGTGGCAGCCATAGAGACACGGCCAGTCTCAGAGCCAACACAGGCGCCCTCATCAACTTAAACGCAGCACAGGGACACCTGCAG ACCCGCTGTGTCACGAGGACGTAA
- the LOC114154284 gene encoding intracellular hyaluronan-binding protein 4-like has product MLQDAFGCVVANRFGNLLDDEADPFDLISEVEQETEKKKKKKKEDEDKKSKKKKPGLRESQRNRRLPVASGGLDLVPGRKQQECPPFAKEDRDSRAEAPRNKKRGGAAGQRRLNQDEPQEFSVPKPSYNEASAFSSRGGFTGRRGARGGGGRNSDNFYLRGKREYDRHDGTGISSEEKRGGRGPWNWGSAVEAPSEMMEVTSDAGAKAEEPQSTLEEENPTRVTDEDNEMVVQVAMEMTLDEWKAIQEENRPKVEFNIRKAEDKIPSKAKVIHQSKHLENTKETVEEIEEDGNFLRRSMNVITTLLDINFGTLGRPSRGGRGRGARGGQSVRPEKARPIYEREDEMAPDPDDPEDFPALTAGK; this is encoded by the exons ATGCTGCAAGACGCCTTCGGGTGCGTCGTGGCGAACAGGTTCGGGAATCTTCTGGACGACGAAGCTGACCCGTTCGACCTGATCAGCGAGGTGGAGCAGGAGacggagaagaagaaaaagaaaaaaaaggaggatgaggacaagaaaagcaagaagaagaaaccagGCCTGAGGGAATCTCAGAGGAACAGACGGCTGCCGGTGGCCTCAGGTGGCCTGGACCTGGTTCCAG GGCGAAAACAGCAGGAATGTCCCCCATTTGCAAAGGAGGACAGAGACTCCAGAGCCGAGGCTCCGAGGAACAAGAAGAGAGGAGGCGCTGCAGGCCAACGGAGGCTGAACCAAGACGAACCGCAGGAGTTTTCAGTGCCAAA GCCATCCTATAATGAAGCCTCTGCCTTCAGCAGCAGAGGGGGATTCACAGGCCGAAGAGGAGCGAGAGGAGGTGGGGGAAGAAACTCTGATAACTTTTATCTGAGAGGCAAGAGAGAATATGATCGACATGATGGAAC AGGGATCTCGTCAGAAGAAAAACGAGGAGGCAGAGGACCATGGAACTGGGGCAGTGCTGTGGAAGCGCCAAG TGAAATGATGGAGGTGACAAGTGATGCTGGTGCCAAAGCCGAGGAGCCACAATCAACTTTGGAGGAGGAGAATCCAACTAG AGTGACAGATGAGGACAATGAGATGGTGGTCCAGGTTGCAATGGAGATGACCCTGGACGAGTGGAAGGCCATTCAGGAGGAGAACCGTCCCAAAGTGGAGTTTAATATCCGCAAAGCAGAGGATAAGATTCCCTCTAAAGCAAAGGTCATTCACCAGTCCAAGCACCTGGAG AACACAAAGGAGACAGTAGAGGAGATTGAGGAAGATGGAAACTTCCTTCGCAGGTCAATGAATGTCATCACCACTCTCTTGGACATAAACTTTGGGACTCTTGGACGCCCGAGTCGTGGCGGCCGAGGAAGAGGAGCTCGAGGTGGTCAAAGCGTTCGCCCAGAAAAAGCCAGACCCATTTATGAAAGG GAGGATGAGATGGCGCCTGATCCTGATGACCCAGAAGACTTTCCGGCCCTCACTGCAGGAAAATGA